The Apium graveolens cultivar Ventura chromosome 3, ASM990537v1, whole genome shotgun sequence sequence AAATTAAGCAGACCAAAAAGGGCATTACCAAAAATAAAATAAGGAACCTCAGAAAAATTCTCAATTGCGTAATAAATAAAATAGCAACTTTATCAAGATCAATTGTGAGCTGTAAAAGTATACATACAAACTTTCCAATTATTTCCCAACATTTTTTAGCAATATTTTAGGATAATAAAAACTTAAATCTTTTTCAAAAATTCAACAAGAAAATACCCAGAAATATAAAGCAAAACCTAAATTTAGTAGCTCAAATAATTACAaaaaaggagagagagagagagagagagagagagagagagagatttacCTTGATAAAAAGTAAAGTAAATCTGGGCCTTATAGTACAAAATCTCACAAACAAACATCGATTACAACCACTAATCTTCAACTCCATACGATAAACAATTCACTAACAACAACACTACAAGCATCGGTTCTATCAATTCACCGCCGACGAGTCGCCGATCGGCTCACAAACCCAGAAAAAACTCTTCATTTCCAGCATTGTAGTGACAAAAAAACACAACTCTAGTGGTGAAAACCAGTAAAGATTGAAACTTTACTGAAACGTTTGTAAAAAGAACAAAACTTTGTTGATAAATCAGTGAAAAAGAGTGATGGGGTTTCAAGAAATTGCCTTTAGAAAAATGGGTATGAATTAATTAGTGAAAAAGATTGATAGAGAAGACAGATTACGCGGATATATACATACATAGATAGATACAGTTCAAGAAGCTACAGGGAACAGAAAAATGTGAAAAAGGGGAGAGTGGGTGGAGTAGAGTTGATATTTTTAGTGTGTGTTAGTGTTGTGTGTGTTTTTTTTTATGTAAAAACTTTTGTGTCTTGTTTTTCTGGTTTCCTATTATTTTGCATTTGTTTTGGCTTTTGGTGTTAGAGTTACGTTTATCTCGATATATTGTATTATTGAAAATATTTCGTATTTTCGTTAAATCTTAAAGCAAATATAATTACTTTACTTTGCATAGCGAAATCTTATTTATATATTTCGGAAATCGAAATTATTGGATTGGGCTGTCGATTTATAATTTATCAgacgattttttaaaaatttggtAATTTATTGACGATTTATCTAGATTTTTCACCGATTTTTGAGTAATTTATCgacgatttttgaaaaatcagtCAATTTTTATAATCATGTCAAATAAacttattaattaaatttatatctAAAAATCTTTATTAATTGTTTAAAAATCGATTTTCGGAAGGTTAAATAGGTACACATTTTGAACACCTAATATttcttaaatattttttaaaatattcttCACATATTTAAGAGTTTTATTCTAAATGAGGTGTTTTGCCATCAagtaaatattaaaaataaaattatgaatattGTAAAATTTCGCTAAAAAATGGTAAAAAAACAAAATACCCAACATTTGGGGGTCTAGTGTCCAAAATACCATTTGGCGGGAGGAAGTGCCCATTTTACCCACTGAATACACATTACCGTCATGCGCagtctttttttaaaaaaaattgcaaagAATACACATGTATGACATGCGTATTCACTGCTACAGTAAACAGTAAACAGTTGATACGCATTTCAACCATGCGTATTTTTTGCAAAAATTTAAAAACACATAATACGCATCTGTAAAATGCACAGTTCGTTAGTATTTTTGGCCGTTCTTCTGCCGTTAGGTATTCTGGACACTTAAAGCTGGAAAGTGGTATATTTTGGGCATTTTTTTGAAAAAAGATGggataaatattattaaatgaacaaaattagcTTTTAAGGATACACCGGAAACTAATTAATTGACATTAATATGATATCGTCGTATTCGTACATATCGGATCATAACTCCTAAACGTACGTATGTCTTTCTCGAGAACTAGATTTCGAATTGCTAAGTCAACATAACAGTAGATTCACCGATCACGATTAATAAGATCCTTGTGAAGACTTACTAATTCCATGTCAAAGTGTGATTGGATTATGTTTAATAGTTTGTTGAAACTTGACATGCAACTttttatttacaaataaaataataaatataatcaAAAAAAGTATACAGGCAATTCATCTTAAAATACACGTAAAAGTAAAAAAAAACGACAACTAATTTATCATGGAGGTACTAATTGAAGGTCACCATGGAGGCAGTGTTGTAAAGATcccaatttttttaaaaaaatccctGATTAATCCCTACAAATTATTCGACCGATTCGATCTTTgaaatctgatttatttttacgaatttttctttattgcagtgagttaagttctatggagatcactttttttggagaccttggagaccacttATGTTCTGCAAGCAAAATATTGTAAAAAaacattgcaaaacatattattttgcgaatcatgctctacaaagatcattattttatttaaaatcttgaatatcatatatgtaccgcatgtaaaacattacaaaaatattttattctgcaaaacatgttaagtttgcagAATATTAGTTTAGCTTGCAGAATATACAAATtttacttattaaacttaaatgatctttaacaattttaatgaattattGATACTTGTAaaacataattaataaaataatatattttaaagtgttttgattgcagaacatatgCGGTCTCCGATGAAAAAGTGGTCTCCATAGAATTTTCCtctataattatttattaaaattaaaatattatattattttttaaaatgaataattatagaaattatgatataataaatatatatttgttaataaataactaatataatcataataatatgttaaatataatttaatattataatacatccgaTTTTTAATCCGATTAATCCCCAATTTTCAATTAATCCTAAATCGGTAACTCGACCGATCTTCCCCGATTCCCGATTTTTACAACACTGCATGGGGTACTGATGGGGGTACTAATTGAAGGTCACCAATATTGTTTTCATTTTCAAGCTTCATTTTTCCGTACCAAATCTATTGACTTTAAGGCATATTTTTATTAGCATCGTTCATTATAAATTTGAAGCATCATTGTCTATGTAATGTACGATCATATTTTATTTTTGGATTAGCAACAGGGTCAAGAGCAGGTAATCTATGTTTGTTTGGTTGTTTATCCTCAATCAATGTTTGTTAATCTCAGTTTTAAGATTAATAAAATACTGTTGTAAGCTACCGAACGAATTATTAGCTCTGTTGTAAAAAAcggccgatttttcaaaaatcgccgataaatcgctcaaaaatcggtcaaaatttttgtccgatttgaccgatttccgataaatcgtaaatcgatacctcaaccgaatagttccgatttccgaaatctgtaacACTAATTATTAGTATTTTTACTATTATTAAATTCACAACTAGGCTAGCTTGGTCAGCTAAGCCATGTTAATAGGGAGATTATAGAATTGGTGCTCTCATTTTGTCGTTTCTGATCACTTCTTAATTAACAAAATTAGTAATTTTGTagcttttaaaattttaacactttgtattatattatttataatataggAGAACCTCGATAAATAACTATTTAATAAACGAATAATCTCGTCAAGTAAATGTTTTCTTCGATCCCAATATAATGAAAACAATAGTATTTTTGACCTcgttaaataaataattttgattGATGAATAAAATAGTTGGTATTTATTTATAAAGGTTTAACCTAGATAAAATATTAAAAGTAGATAGGTTGGTACTATCTCTGTTAAATTAAGTATTCTTACCTAATTAACATAATTCTAATTAATAAGAAATTCAACTTCTTTTAAAATGTAATTAACTTAATAATTAAAGTAAATTATTAGAATCTAATACTAAAATAAATTACCCAATTTTCTCTCTTGTCCAACACCTCCGTCCCTAGTCCACTAGTTACACTTGACAGGAATTTATCAGTAGAGCGAAACGGTTCGCGAGTTACTTAGTCCAGCTAATACGACTTGATAATAATCGAGCCGAActcaatttttttaaatttttatcgAGTCGAGCTCGAGATTCAATTTACTCTGCTTATAACGCACACGAGTCTTATCGAGattttattagttttatttttgttataaatatattttaatataaatttttaatattatatttaaacaTATGTCaattttttgttaatatttagtgaaattaattcaaattttcgaGCCGAACTGAAAGCTATCCAACTTTTTATGAGCCGAGTTTCTAATTTTAAATTAAAGTCTCGGTCAATCTCAAACTCGAGTTCGAGCTCGAGCCTCGTTCGGCGGCTCAACCCAATTACACCTTGATCAGAACAGATAATCTAATTTGGCTTCACATTCTAAGAAGTCAtcgaaataaataaataaaaatttagtTCATACATAACACGGGCTATAATGGACTAACAGGTTAGAAGAATAATTTTTACATGAAATGGGCCTAAACTACTACTGTTTTGGACTTCAACTTTTAGATAAGAGCAGCCTAAACTGGATCCAGTGGGCTAATGTTTGATAGATTAATGTAGTGGACTTTCTTTGTATGCTTGGTCCAATATTTAAAATAGGaggaaaaattaaaaaaataattggGAAAAAAGAGTTTTATGTCATCAAAAGGGGTACTAAAATGTGACCATATATAGCAGGTAAATAGACTAGTAAAATAGTGATCTGGTGTTTAGAATGTATTCAGCCCTCCGTCCCAATTTCCATGTCATATTTGACTTTTTTGTCATCAATTTGACTTAATTTTGATcgaaaattaaatattaatttttcattattttgaaaaaaccgaaaaatatatattaaaataggTTACATGTactataatttttataattttttctgaTTATACATTAGATAAAATTTTCGGTAAAAATTAGGTCAATTTAACCACAAAAATTTAAACATAACAGATGAATTGGGACGAAGAGAGTAATAAATAAACGGGTCTTATTATATTAGGCTTCTATTGTTAGttttaaaataaagtaaattttttttatattaataatCACGCCATGGGACAATTTAGTTTGACACTTTGGTAATGTTTGGATCATGGGATTTCAATACAAAAATGTATTAGAATCTCATTCCCGTTCCCGTTAACCGGGTTGAAATCCCATGATCCAAACCGCGCATCTGTTATTTCCGGTCTCAGGCAACATTTGCGTCTGTAAACAAAATATCGGCACCAAACACCAAAAGTTCGTAGTGTCCGTTAAGAGCATAACACGTATCCATCTGATATTTATAACTGTTCCATCTATACACGGCAATAGCTTTTGTCAGTTGGCCAAGCAAATTAAAAAAACAGTCGATGGCAAACCAGGCATCACCATATATGTACCCCATTATGTAAATCTTCACAACTATTTATCCACCTACTACTCTCCCTCCAACAACGTCTCCGTCTGGATTACGAGATTTCAACTCAGGTAACGAGAATGACAGTAATTACGAGATTTCAATACAGAAACGTATTAAAATTACTATTTCCGTCCATAGTTCGAACCGAACCACACCGCATCGCGCCTAAACCTAACTGCACATACATATTTCTTAAGTAGGCATTATAAGCAACACTTTCCGAAATCTCCGAATTTCGGACTCTCGTTGAAGTTAGGGTAAAAGGCTTGACAAAGCTGGTTATATTTCTGAACATCAAAGTTGTGAACTTTCATGAGCTTTTCTTGCTTGGCCTTGAATCTCCGTTGGAAAAAGCCTTCAAACGTTGGTTCTTTTGATGTTCTGAGGAAGAAAGCATAAGCAAGTGCAAAATGTAGAGAGGTGACAAAGAAGCAAATGGGCTCCATTACATCCCAACTCAGCTCCCAGAAAGTTAGTCTCATGAAGCCCAGTGTTTGAACAACCATGAAGCCCAGCCCACAATAGAGCTCTGCTCTAACTATTGATTCTGCTTTTCTGTCTATCAGTTCCTTTTGCTTCTCCATTTCTCTGAGCTGTTGTTTTCTGGAGTCGTTCGGGGTTGCTATTGTTTCGTAAATTAGCTTCTCCATTGATCTTGCCACCTGTAGTGTTCACGGTAAGTATTTTGGTTAGCGAACTCTGCAGGAAATAGACATTTAACTAACTTTTAAACAAAACTTTCGGATACCTAACACGATACTTCTTTTTTCGTGATAACAATAACATGATGTTCATTATTAACGTATCGTTATAGACATTTTAAAAGTTCTGCGTACATCTCATACTACAATAACATGATGTTCATTATTAACGTTTTGTTATAGACGTTTTAAAAGTTCTGCGTACATCTTACACTACACAGACGGTTATTCTATGAAGCGGAATACATAAGAATGGATGGAATTTTACCTGATCAGGACGGAGAAACACGATATTGCCCAGAACGATGACATTTCCAGCATCATCCAGCATTTTAGCACACTCTAGACCTTGTTCACCATTTTCACAAACATCTGTACAAATTTTAACAAACTCCGAATACTCAACCGAGTTGGCTGGGATTTTCTTTAATGCTGATCTGAGCTTCTCCAATCTCGCGGACCTCAGAATTTTCTTGGCCTCCTGCACAGACATCCCGCCAACATTCTCTGGCGGAGTCAGTCCATCAAAACGAATCCGATTTTCCGAATAACCATAATTAATAGGCCAGAGCTTCTCCCTCAACTTCTCACCAACAGGAACAGACAGAAACTCAGGCAGCTTAGCTGCCGCCTGATTTATCGATCGTCGCTGTAAAAAACGTCGAAAAAAGCCTTTTTCATCATTAGCAGACTCAGAGGAAGTGATCAGCTCACGCTGGAAATTTGTTTTAGCTCCATTCTGATGAATAACAGGAGCAGGAGAATAATTTGCTAGTGTTTTATTAAAAAAGCGCTTTGAAATTGTTCTTCGAAGCGCCATTGTAAGATCAGAGAATTGCGAGATTTTTCGAGTTTCTGGTCGGGTCTCGGACTTGCTCCTCAGGTGCTGGGAGAGGAGGTTTATATAGGGTTGTTGTTATGTGGTGTGAGAAGGTGATGtaaacagaaaatgaaaatgtaaCACAATTTAAGAAAATATCGTGCCTGTTTCTATACTAAACTTGGTAATTTTTAAGTAAATATCAGGCACCTAAAATCTATTGGGAAACCGTCCACTCTAAATTTcgaaaaaaaaacacaaaatcatacATTTTATTTTGGCTAAACATTACTCCATTCATTCGAAGATACAGGTTTCTTAAATTTTTAAGCGTATTTTAAGGTGAATAAAAACGATAGATCTAAAAatcatttcaaattttttttccAGGATAAAGTATAcatattaaatttttattcaagaaaaaaaaattagaaaaaatacgTGAAGCTTTGATTTTTATATACCTTAAAATACGCGTAAAGTCAAACGTAATTATATTTTGGGACGCGAAGTATAAATGTCACAAAAAGAATACATTTATACCAGTCCCTCCCTCCCTTTTAATTGTTACTCtctccgtccctaaaaacgtttcattttcgtgttggacacgtttgccaatgcacacttttgatcgttaatatctttaaatttgtattagtatttaatataaaaatttcactgtattaaagtactgataaatacgaatccaacgagatcactcatgactatgtttgatattatagattataCGTAAATTAGTTGTCAATCGCTTACCGTGAACAGTACCGAAAGTCAATATAGGAACATCattttgggacggagggagtaacatTTTGTAGAAAGtatccgacacgcattttaatgtgcatataaattataattctgtaaaaaaaattacaattttgtgtttctgaataaaaattaaaacattcaacttttattcagaaaaagaaaattgtaaaaataagttatatAACTATATTTTTTATATACCTTAAAATACGTACCGGAAACTTACTCAAAAATGTAAATAATTGAAAGAAACTGAGGGAGTATTATTTAGTTTCCTTGTAAAGCGACAcgtgaataaataattaaaaatgaaatgTCGGTAAAATAATGAGCGTAAAATACGAGTATGTAATTTGCAGTACGGCAATAAATATTTAGCTAAATAAGAAAGAACAAGCTTAATTTGAATGAATGTTTGTCG is a genomic window containing:
- the LOC141711454 gene encoding calcium uniporter protein 4, mitochondrial-like, whose protein sequence is MALRRTISKRFFNKTLANYSPAPVIHQNGAKTNFQRELITSSESANDEKGFFRRFLQRRSINQAAAKLPEFLSVPVGEKLREKLWPINYGYSENRIRFDGLTPPENVGGMSVQEAKKILRSARLEKLRSALKKIPANSVEYSEFVKICTDVCENGEQGLECAKMLDDAGNVIVLGNIVFLRPDQVARSMEKLIYETIATPNDSRKQQLREMEKQKELIDRKAESIVRAELYCGLGFMVVQTLGFMRLTFWELSWDVMEPICFFVTSLHFALAYAFFLRTSKEPTFEGFFQRRFKAKQEKLMKVHNFDVQKYNQLCQAFYPNFNESPKFGDFGKCCL